The Lewinella sp. 4G2 nucleotide sequence CCACCCCGGCCCAACGCTGATGTGCGGCAACCACCCCAACACACTCATCGACCCGCTGATCGCCGGTATCCACCTTGACCACCAGACCTATTTCCTGGCCAACGCCGGCCTGTGGCTCAGTCCGATCACGGCTTTTTTGATCGACCCCTTCTGCATTCCCGTAGCCCGCGCCAAGGACAAGGAAGCCGGAGCCACCAAAGGCGCTAAGGAGGAAGTATTCAACCGCACCTTCGCCAGTTTGGAAACGGGGAAGATTGTCTACATCGCCCCGGAGGGATTTTCCGAACTGGAACGCAAGCTTCGTCGCCTCAAGGGTGGAGCCGCGGGGATGGCCCTCGAAGCGGAGAACCGCAACGACTGGACGCTCGGCGTCTCCATGCAACCCGTCTGCGCCAATTACGAGAGCCCGACGACTTGCTTCAGCCGGGTCTTCGTTCGCTACGGGGAGCCCATCGACCTGCTGCCCTTCCGGGAGCAGTACGAGAAGAGCCCGGTCCGGGCCATGAGCGCCCTCACTTCACTGCTCACCAAACGGATGCAGGGGCTGCTTATCCAAACCAAGAACAAGGCCGAAGAACACTTACTGCGCCCCATCGAACGGGCCATCCAGAACGATGCGCCGCTCACCGTCAGTAAGCACCACTACCGGACGCAGGATATCCTCACCAAACTCCGCGCCATGTCGGAGGACCAACGGGAGGCCCTCCGCGCCACGGCTACGGCCTACGACCAACTCGCCCGCGAAACGGGGCAGCTCGACATCGAATTTAGCAACCACCCGGAACGGAAATTGCATTTGGGGACGGTCCTCGGCTTCCCCTTCTTCCTCTACGGCCTGCTCAACCACACCTTTTGGCTCGTGGTCATCAACGCTATGTGGAAAGCGCTCGGCATCGACCGCGGCTACAAGGCGACCGTCCAGTGCCTCGCCAGTTGGTTCATCATCCCGATCACTTACCTGATCCAGACGCTGCTCTTCAATTGGCTATACCCCGAAGGTTGGGGCTGGCTCTACCTCCTCAGCCTCCCGGTCAGCGGCCTGTTTGCCCTGAAATACTGGGTCACCTACCGCGCCTTCTGGGCCGGCCGTTTTTCCGGTTCGGGGAAACACGATGAGGAGTTGCGTAGGCTACGCCGTGAGATGTTGGAGATATATAATAATGGTTAAGATTCCAGTCTGTCGATCCCGGTAGGGATCACCATGATAGGCCGGACCACGAAGTAGCTGCGCAGCAAATCAGACGAACCGTCAGGTTCGGAGAGATCCCGGACTGATTGCGTCACAAGATGTTGGAGTTGTACGGAAAGGCCTAAGAATTCCTCTCCCCCGGCCCCTCTCCAAAGGAGAGGGGAGACGTGACAGAAGACGTGATAGAAGACGTGACAGAGTACCTTTTAAGAAGTAGTCTTCACCCTTAAACCGCCCCCAATCCCCCATCCATACCAATTACCTGCCCCGTCATAAACGCGGCCTTTTCGCTCAACAAGAAAGCAGCCATGGCGGCAATTTCCTCCGCGGTGCCGACGCGTTTCAGCGGGTGGCGATCGGCGCTGGCCTGGCGTTTGTCGTCCGTAGCGAGGAGTTTTTCGGCTAAAGGAGTATCCGTCAGTGAGGGGGCGATGGCGTTTACGCGGATGGCCGGTGCGTACTCGGCGGCGAGGCTGCGGGTGAGCCCTTCGATGGCGCCCTTGGCCGCGGCAATCCCGGCGTGAAAGGGCATCCCCCGCTGCACGGCTACGGTACTGAAGAAAACAACGGAAGCATTCTCCGCCTTTTTCAAGTGCCGTTCACAGGCCTGGAGGCAACGGACGGCGCCCACCACGTTCAATTCAAAAGCCTCGCGAAAAGCGGGGGCCTTGAGGCTGCGGAACGATTTCAGATTGATGCTGCCGGGGCAGTAGACCAGCCCGTCCAAGCCATCGGGAATGGCCGATTTGTCCGGATCCGCTTCTCCGATCACGTCGTAGGTAGTAAACGCCACGTTCGACGGTAAATCCCGTTGTTCCCGGGCCCAGACGGCTACGGAGTGCCCTTCGTTCAGTAATTGATCCACGAGTGCGCGGCCGATCCCGGAGCTGCCGCCAATGATTAGGTAGTTTGCCATGGGTGGGGTAACGGTGATTGGGGGAGTTGGTTGTCGCGGAAAGCTTAGGTTTATTAGTTTTTGTTCTCCATTTCTAGAGAATTTGGTGCTTTGGTATATTGGTGCTTTGGGCTGCCGCGCTTCCACGTGCGGTAGCCCAAAGCACCAAAGTACCAAAGCACCAGTCCTAGGTTAAAAGTCAATCCCAAACCCCAACAGAAGACTTCTGTGAACTGACCAGTCCCCTAATCCCTTCACTCCGCACCCGCGTCAGCGCCCAAAACTACTTCAGTTTTACTTCTCCTTTTTCGATCAAACTGGCCCGTAAGGCTTTGCCGTAGCGCTGGGCGTTGAAGACCTTGCCGATCTTTTGTACGGCCTGGACGTCCTCCGGCAGGGCGTGGAATTCCTGGCACTCGGTGGAGCAGCAATTGTTGAACTGCTCGGCGCAGGTTTCGCACTGGGTGAAGAGGATGTGGCAGGGCTCGTTGGCGCAATCGAGCTGGCGATCGGAGGGTTGGCCGCACTGGTGGCAGGTGCTGACGACGTCCTCCGTGATGCGTTCGCCGAGGCGTTCGTCGAAGACAAAATTCTTGCCGACGTACTTGCTTTCGAGGCCGAGGGCAGCGCACTGGCGGGCGTAATCGATGATGCCGCCGTCCACCATGGCGACGTTCGGGAAGCCGCGGTGGAGGTAGTAGGCGCTGGCCTTTTCGCAGCGGATGCCGCCGGTGCAGTACATCACGATGTTGGCGTCGCGCTTGTCTTCGAGCATTTCTTCCACGGCGGGCAGGAGGTCGCGGAAATTGGTGATGTCGGGCCGGATCGCGCCCTCGAAGTAGCCCACCTCGCTCTCGTAGTGGTTGCGCATGTCGACGACGACGGTATCATCCTCGTCGAGCAGGGCGTTGACCTCCGCTGCGCTGAGGTGGCGGCCGCGTTTGGTGACGTCGAAGGTCTCGTCGTTGAGGCCGTCGGCGACGATCTTTTCGCGCACCTTGATCTTCAGTTTCAGGAAGGAATCCGACTTGGCGTCGATGGCGATGTTCAGGCGCATGCCGTCCATGAAATCTACGCTGTACAGCTCCGCCTTGAAGGCTTCGAACTTGGATTCCGGCACGGAAACCTGGCCGTTAATGCCCTCCTGAGCCACGTACACGCGCCCGAAAACGCTCAGTGCATCCCAGGCCAGGTAGCACTCGTTGCGGAAGCGTTCCGGGTCCTCGATCTTGGCGTAGCGGTAGAAAGAGAACGTCGTCCGCGGCTCCGTTTCAGCGGCCAGACGGGCGCGTAATTCTGCTTCGCTGTAGATATTCTTAAGTCGCTTGCGCATAGCTTTCTTCCTTTTCGGGGGCGCAAATTTACGGATTTTTGGGCGCTGCCGCAGGTGCGGGGTGAGGGGCGAGTAGCGAGTAGCGAGTTGCGAGTTGCGAGGGGCGAGTTGCAAGTAGCGAGTTACGGGTTGCGAGGTGCGTCGTACAGGACCCTACGGAATGCCGTCGTTTGCAGCATGGAAAGGGCGATTTTGCCGAATACGTCCGGCCGCTCGGTGATGGCATGGAGTTGCTCGCGAAGGAAGGCAAAAGTGTTGATGTGGAGGAGCGGGACGGCCCGTTTCCACAGTTCGGACTGCTCGCGCGAGGCGCCGTAGGTGATGCCCCGGCTGTCGCGAATCTTGCCCACGAGCGCCCGTACGTACGCCCGCGTGATGCGTTCCGACCACGACTCCCGCCGCTGGACGGCCAGTTGGAGGGCGATGCCGCCATCGCGAAAACCGTCTGGTTCCCGGTCCATGAAGGCGTGAAATAGGTCGACGAAGGTATTCTGGGGCAAGGCCGCCACGATCTTGTTGAGTTGGAGGAGGGGCAGGCGATCCCGCGGGGCAGCGAGTGCGTAGGTAACGAAGGCCGCCTGGGGTGCGGGGGCACCGTAAAAGAGGAGGGCGTTGGCGGTTTCCCGGAGTTCTACCTTGCTGAGGTTTGGCCAGAATTCCTCCGGCGCTAAGCCGAGGAGATCCGGGATCAGGGTGGGGGGCAGGTTGCCGAGAAGGAATTCACCG carries:
- a CDS encoding 1-acyl-sn-glycerol-3-phosphate acyltransferase, with amino-acid sequence MIRLYYPGMEVEGREHANHPGPTLMCGNHPNTLIDPLIAGIHLDHQTYFLANAGLWLSPITAFLIDPFCIPVARAKDKEAGATKGAKEEVFNRTFASLETGKIVYIAPEGFSELERKLRRLKGGAAGMALEAENRNDWTLGVSMQPVCANYESPTTCFSRVFVRYGEPIDLLPFREQYEKSPVRAMSALTSLLTKRMQGLLIQTKNKAEEHLLRPIERAIQNDAPLTVSKHHYRTQDILTKLRAMSEDQREALRATATAYDQLARETGQLDIEFSNHPERKLHLGTVLGFPFFLYGLLNHTFWLVVINAMWKALGIDRGYKATVQCLASWFIIPITYLIQTLLFNWLYPEGWGWLYLLSLPVSGLFALKYWVTYRAFWAGRFSGSGKHDEELRRLRREMLEIYNNG
- a CDS encoding SDR family NAD(P)-dependent oxidoreductase, which encodes MANYLIIGGSSGIGRALVDQLLNEGHSVAVWAREQRDLPSNVAFTTYDVIGEADPDKSAIPDGLDGLVYCPGSINLKSFRSLKAPAFREAFELNVVGAVRCLQACERHLKKAENASVVFFSTVAVQRGMPFHAGIAAAKGAIEGLTRSLAAEYAPAIRVNAIAPSLTDTPLAEKLLATDDKRQASADRHPLKRVGTAEEIAAMAAFLLSEKAAFMTGQVIGMDGGLGAV
- a CDS encoding rhodanese-related sulfurtransferase codes for the protein MRKRLKNIYSEAELRARLAAETEPRTTFSFYRYAKIEDPERFRNECYLAWDALSVFGRVYVAQEGINGQVSVPESKFEAFKAELYSVDFMDGMRLNIAIDAKSDSFLKLKIKVREKIVADGLNDETFDVTKRGRHLSAAEVNALLDEDDTVVVDMRNHYESEVGYFEGAIRPDITNFRDLLPAVEEMLEDKRDANIVMYCTGGIRCEKASAYYLHRGFPNVAMVDGGIIDYARQCAALGLESKYVGKNFVFDERLGERITEDVVSTCHQCGQPSDRQLDCANEPCHILFTQCETCAEQFNNCCSTECQEFHALPEDVQAVQKIGKVFNAQRYGKALRASLIEKGEVKLK